From one Rhodovulum sp. ES.010 genomic stretch:
- a CDS encoding TIGR01244 family sulfur transferase — MSDLPPMVWLTADFAAAPQPGPEAMAALAAAGVRTVICNRPDAEVPPGERAADMEAAARAAGLDFAVVEVTHAGLAPETIEAQRRALAELPGPHFGYCRAGFRSSVVWALASAGARDTDEIMQALARAGFAMPGLKTQIEAMARAR, encoded by the coding sequence ATGAGCGATCTTCCGCCGATGGTCTGGCTGACCGCCGATTTCGCGGCCGCGCCGCAGCCCGGCCCCGAGGCGATGGCGGCCCTGGCCGCGGCCGGGGTCCGCACGGTGATCTGCAACCGCCCCGACGCGGAGGTGCCGCCCGGCGAGCGCGCCGCAGACATGGAAGCGGCGGCCCGGGCGGCGGGCCTGGACTTTGCGGTGGTCGAGGTCACCCATGCCGGACTCGCGCCGGAAACGATCGAGGCGCAGCGCCGCGCGCTGGCCGAACTGCCGGGGCCGCATTTCGGCTATTGCCGCGCCGGGTTCCGGTCGTCGGTGGTCTGGGCGCTGGCCTCGGCCGGGGCGCGGGACACCGACGAGATCATGCAGGCGCTGGCGCGGGCGGGCTTCGCGATGCCGGGGCTGAAGACGCAGATCGAGGCGATGGCCCGCGCGCGCTAG
- a CDS encoding TraR/DksA C4-type zinc finger protein, which translates to MATLRDRKRQLLKRLAELDHRLHDIDAELDAHQSKDWGELAVEREEDEVLEGMGASGLAEVKQIRAALARTEDGSYGFCVRCGEEIADERLDVLPATPFCRICAR; encoded by the coding sequence ATGGCAACGCTTCGCGATAGAAAGCGTCAGCTTCTGAAACGATTGGCCGAACTCGACCACCGGCTCCACGACATCGACGCCGAACTCGATGCCCACCAGTCCAAGGATTGGGGCGAGCTCGCCGTCGAGCGGGAGGAAGACGAGGTGCTCGAAGGCATGGGCGCGTCGGGTTTGGCCGAGGTGAAGCAGATTCGTGCAGCTCTCGCGCGAACCGAGGACGGCAGTTACGGTTTCTGCGTGCGCTGTGGCGAAGAGATCGCCGACGAGCGGCTGGATGTGCTTCCGGCCACGCCATTTTGTCGCATCTGCGCCCGGTGA
- a CDS encoding enoyl-CoA hydratase-related protein — translation MTGRVSQEEAAPGIVRLTLGNGPANALDAGTRAALDAALADALAAPGVRAVLIAAEGPVFSLGLMPPDHEAALEGVPLSAICARLDGAAVPVVALLNGMALGAGCELALACHYRVALRGARLGLPDIAMGLPPVAGTTQRLPRLTDIETALEMLLSGQPVEASRAQALGLVDAVVEDDTGGAGLRFAEALIAEAAGPRPAPARPLPDFATLHAAVAARRAELTDSPVEAPARVLDCVDAAAMLPVDTAFAFEGAAYEDCRDSAAFRALRHVALAEARAARQARAWEGAARPVQSVGLWGWGPGAAALAATLLTAGAAVRMAAPDEASLSRGVARVEALLAAAGGDGAARRARFAGAAGVAALARCEIVIEAGQGPWPARARAFAALASAAPGRAVLAATGAPGSPAALAAAGRRPADTLWLSLPDLVPGARLAELLCGRDTAPDALATLGQLMGRMLRVSLVAAGESPLLGLLVGALEAGDAMLQEGATPQAVDAALRDWGFRLGPYEMADRLGLDTLLALRAGLPAGDDPRARPILVLGQLVAETRRGRAEGRGYYRHDAGGARPDPEIDALLDSAREVLGLSPRRFSAEEIRDRVLAGMAQAGAGLLRRGVVARAADLDLAMVHGAGLARWRGGPMRAADERGLLWLRRTLRGMAEAPGGSEIWMPDPLIGELIKEGRGLAEAEPARGAPLS, via the coding sequence ATGACGGGTCGTGTTTCGCAGGAAGAGGCGGCGCCGGGCATCGTCCGGCTGACGCTGGGCAACGGGCCGGCGAACGCGCTGGATGCCGGGACGCGCGCCGCGCTCGACGCCGCGCTGGCCGATGCGCTGGCGGCGCCGGGGGTGCGCGCGGTGCTGATCGCGGCGGAGGGACCGGTGTTTTCGCTGGGCCTCATGCCGCCGGACCACGAGGCCGCGCTGGAGGGCGTGCCGCTCTCGGCGATCTGCGCCCGGCTCGACGGGGCCGCGGTGCCGGTCGTGGCGCTGCTGAACGGCATGGCGCTGGGGGCGGGCTGCGAACTGGCGCTGGCCTGCCACTACCGCGTCGCGCTGCGCGGCGCCCGGCTCGGCCTGCCGGACATCGCGATGGGGCTGCCGCCCGTGGCGGGCACCACGCAGCGCCTGCCCCGGCTGACCGATATCGAGACCGCGCTGGAGATGCTGTTGTCGGGCCAGCCGGTGGAGGCGTCGCGGGCGCAGGCGCTGGGGCTGGTCGATGCCGTGGTCGAGGACGACACGGGCGGGGCGGGTCTGCGCTTTGCCGAGGCGCTGATCGCCGAGGCGGCCGGGCCGCGCCCGGCGCCCGCGCGCCCGCTGCCGGACTTCGCCACGCTGCACGCGGCCGTCGCGGCGCGCCGGGCCGAGTTGACCGACAGCCCCGTCGAGGCGCCCGCGCGGGTGCTCGACTGCGTGGACGCTGCGGCGATGCTGCCGGTGGACACGGCCTTCGCCTTCGAGGGCGCGGCCTACGAGGATTGCCGCGACAGCGCCGCGTTCCGTGCCCTGCGCCACGTCGCGCTGGCCGAGGCGCGGGCCGCGCGCCAGGCCCGCGCCTGGGAGGGGGCCGCGCGGCCGGTGCAGAGCGTCGGCCTCTGGGGCTGGGGGCCGGGCGCGGCGGCGCTGGCGGCGACGCTGCTGACCGCGGGCGCGGCGGTGCGGATGGCCGCGCCCGACGAGGCCAGCCTGAGCCGGGGCGTCGCCCGCGTGGAGGCGCTGCTGGCGGCGGCCGGGGGCGACGGTGCGGCGCGCCGGGCGCGGTTCGCGGGGGCGGCCGGGGTCGCGGCGCTGGCGCGCTGCGAGATCGTGATCGAGGCGGGGCAGGGGCCGTGGCCGGCGCGCGCGCGCGCCTTCGCGGCGCTGGCCAGTGCCGCGCCGGGGCGGGCGGTGCTGGCCGCGACCGGGGCGCCGGGCAGCCCCGCGGCGCTGGCCGCCGCCGGCCGGCGCCCCGCCGACACGCTGTGGCTCAGCCTGCCCGACCTCGTGCCCGGCGCGCGGCTGGCCGAACTGCTCTGCGGCCGCGACACGGCGCCGGATGCGCTGGCCACGCTGGGCCAGCTGATGGGGCGGATGCTGCGGGTGTCGCTGGTCGCCGCCGGCGAGAGCCCGCTTCTGGGCCTGCTGGTCGGCGCGCTGGAGGCGGGGGACGCGATGCTGCAGGAGGGCGCCACGCCCCAGGCGGTGGACGCCGCGCTGCGCGACTGGGGGTTTCGGCTCGGCCCCTACGAGATGGCCGACCGGCTGGGGCTCGACACCCTGCTTGCGCTGCGGGCGGGCCTGCCCGCCGGCGACGATCCGCGGGCGCGGCCGATCCTGGTGCTGGGGCAGCTGGTGGCCGAGACCCGCCGCGGGCGCGCCGAGGGCCGCGGGTATTACCGCCACGACGCGGGCGGCGCGCGGCCCGATCCCGAGATCGACGCGCTTCTGGACAGCGCGCGCGAGGTCCTGGGTCTGAGCCCCCGCCGGTTTTCCGCCGAGGAGATCCGCGACCGGGTGCTTGCCGGGATGGCGCAGGCGGGCGCGGGGCTGTTGCGCCGGGGCGTCGTGGCGCGGGCGGCGGACCTGGATCTGGCGATGGTGCATGGCGCGGGCCTGGCGCGCTGGCGCGGCGGGCCGATGCGCGCGGCGGACGAGCGGGGCCTGTTGTGGCTGCGCCGCACGCTGCGCGGGATGGCCGAGGCGCCGGGCGGCTCGGAAATCTGGATGCCGGACCCGCTGATCGGCGAACTCATCAAGGAGGGGCGCGGCCTCGCCGAGGCCGAACCCGCCAGGGGCGCCCCGCTCAGCTGA
- a CDS encoding DUF2312 domain-containing protein, which yields MDDTAPDAPATDASYRVTADELRQFIERFERLEAEKKDIADQQKEVMAEAKARGYDTKVMRKVIAMRKRDRDEIAEEEAVLELYKQALGM from the coding sequence ATGGACGACACCGCCCCCGACGCCCCCGCGACCGATGCCAGCTACCGCGTCACCGCGGACGAGCTGCGCCAGTTCATCGAGCGCTTCGAGCGGCTGGAAGCCGAGAAGAAGGACATCGCCGACCAGCAGAAGGAGGTGATGGCCGAGGCCAAGGCGCGCGGCTACGACACCAAGGTGATGCGCAAGGTCATCGCGATGCGCAAGCGCGACCGCGACGAGATCGCCGAGGAAGAGGCGGTGCTGGAACTCTACAAGCAGGCGCTCGGCATGTGA
- a CDS encoding iron ABC transporter permease, whose protein sequence is MVEQLTQLQRPEAAGRARRRVRGLPDPWSVGAVLIAALVLMPIASVIWIAFNPSENIWPHLISTTLPRYLGNTALLMAGVGTLAAAVGAGAAWLVSMYRFPFVRWLDWLLLMPLAIPAYVGAYALVDFLEYAGPVQSGLRALFGWENARDYWFPEIRSRGAAVVVLAAALYPYVYLLSRAAFREQSGCAYEVARALGAGPFSLFRRVGLPLARPAIAAGAAIVMMETVNDFGVVEYFAVQTLTAGIFSVWLESGNAGGAAQLATVILALILVLVALEKISRRNLRFHNLGRHHRPLVPARLTGPAAWAATAACALPVAVGFVLPVGVILSHALANTEAWLDPGLTRALAHTLFVGGAAALVTVAAGLFLVYGVRLTGRSLPKLLLPVTTIGYAAPGAVLGVGILIPMAAADNALADGIEGLFGVDPGLMMTGTAFAIVYAYAVRFFAIAQGAADAAMGRIAPSLPMAARSLGRTARGTLGAVYLPLIRASVGTALLLVFVDCVKELPATLLLRPFNYNTLATRVYEKASLENLGDAAPAALLVIAVGLVAVGFLARANR, encoded by the coding sequence ATGGTCGAGCAATTGACTCAACTACAGCGCCCCGAGGCGGCCGGGCGCGCCCGCCGCCGGGTCCGGGGGCTGCCCGACCCGTGGTCCGTGGGCGCCGTGCTGATCGCCGCGCTGGTGCTGATGCCGATCGCCTCGGTGATCTGGATCGCGTTCAATCCAAGCGAGAACATCTGGCCGCACCTGATCTCGACCACCCTGCCGCGCTACCTGGGCAACACGGCGCTGTTGATGGCCGGGGTCGGGACGCTGGCCGCGGCGGTTGGGGCCGGGGCGGCCTGGCTGGTGTCCATGTACCGGTTTCCCTTCGTGCGCTGGCTGGACTGGCTTTTGCTGATGCCGCTGGCGATCCCGGCCTATGTGGGGGCCTACGCGCTGGTGGATTTCCTGGAATATGCCGGGCCGGTGCAGTCGGGGCTGCGCGCGCTGTTCGGCTGGGAGAACGCGCGCGACTACTGGTTTCCCGAGATCCGCTCGCGCGGCGCGGCGGTGGTGGTGCTGGCCGCGGCGCTCTACCCTTACGTCTACCTGCTGTCGCGCGCCGCCTTCCGCGAACAGTCCGGCTGCGCCTACGAGGTGGCGCGCGCGCTCGGCGCAGGGCCGTTCTCGCTGTTCCGCCGGGTGGGCCTGCCGCTCGCCCGGCCGGCCATCGCGGCCGGCGCGGCGATCGTGATGATGGAGACCGTCAACGATTTCGGCGTGGTCGAGTATTTCGCCGTGCAGACGCTGACCGCGGGCATCTTCTCGGTCTGGCTGGAAAGCGGCAATGCGGGCGGCGCGGCGCAGCTCGCCACCGTGATCCTGGCGCTGATCCTGGTGCTGGTCGCGCTGGAAAAGATCAGCCGGCGCAACCTGCGCTTTCACAATCTCGGGCGGCACCACCGCCCGCTGGTGCCCGCCCGCCTGACCGGCCCCGCCGCCTGGGCCGCCACCGCCGCCTGCGCGCTGCCCGTCGCGGTGGGGTTCGTGCTGCCCGTGGGCGTGATCCTGTCGCACGCGCTGGCCAATACCGAGGCCTGGCTCGACCCCGGGCTGACCCGCGCGCTGGCGCACACGCTGTTCGTGGGGGGCGCGGCGGCGCTGGTGACCGTCGCGGCCGGGCTGTTCCTGGTCTACGGGGTGCGGCTGACCGGGCGCAGCCTGCCCAAGCTGCTGTTGCCGGTGACCACCATCGGCTATGCGGCGCCGGGCGCGGTGCTGGGGGTGGGCATCCTGATCCCGATGGCGGCGGCTGACAACGCGCTGGCCGACGGCATCGAGGGGCTGTTCGGCGTCGATCCGGGGCTGATGATGACCGGCACCGCCTTTGCCATCGTCTATGCCTACGCGGTGCGGTTCTTCGCCATTGCGCAGGGGGCGGCGGACGCGGCGATGGGCCGGATCGCGCCGAGCCTGCCGATGGCGGCGCGCTCGCTGGGCCGGACCGCGCGGGGCACGCTGGGGGCGGTCTACCTGCCGCTGATCCGCGCCTCGGTCGGCACCGCGCTCCTGCTGGTTTTCGTCGATTGCGTGAAGGAACTGCCCGCGACGCTGCTGCTGCGCCCGTTCAACTACAACACGCTGGCGACGCGCGTCTACGAGAAGGCCAGCCTCGAGAACCTGGGCGATGCCGCGCCCGCGGCGCTTCTGGTGATCGCGGTCGGCCTGGTGGCCGTGGGGTTCCTGGCGCGGGCCAACCGCTGA
- a CDS encoding DUF6538 domain-containing protein — translation MLETKSAPFTFVKQGIYYFSRRVPSDLSHHYTADRICYSLRTKSAIVANSRAQRAAQQLDEHWYHLDLPLIFHPAATGARLVFTPNGAG, via the coding sequence ATGCTGGAGACCAAATCTGCACCCTTCACATTTGTGAAGCAGGGCATCTACTACTTTTCGCGACGGGTCCCGAGCGACCTTTCCCACCACTACACCGCCGACAGAATTTGCTATTCGCTGCGCACCAAGTCGGCCATTGTCGCGAATTCGCGGGCGCAACGGGCGGCACAGCAGCTCGACGAACACTGGTATCATCTTGACCTGCCACTGATCTTTCATCCAGCCGCGACCGGAGCCCGGTTGGTGTTTACGCCAAATGGCGCGGGTTGA
- a CDS encoding IS3 family transposase (programmed frameshift), producing MKRTRYSEEQIIGILAEHEAGAKCADLCRKHGMSEGTFYNWKAKYGGMTVSEAKRLKALEDENAKLKKLLAEQMLDLAAMRELVFKKVVTPVVKREAVAHLKARFGLSERRACQIAGADRKTIRYRSQRAPDTELRGRLRELANERRRFGYRRLFVLLRREGEPSGINRIYRLYREEGLTVRKRRARRKAIGTRAPILVEARANARWSLDFVHDQFACGRRFRVLNIVDDVTRECLAAIPDTSISGRRVARELTALIERRGKPGMIVSDNGTELTSNAILKWCAENRIEWHYIAPGKPMQNGFVESFNGRMRDEFLNETLFRNLAHARDLIAAWVADYNTERPHSALGYQTPADYAQTLTTAIARPAARDESSARRAIAQPAPFGVNTNRAPVAAG from the exons ATGAAGCGAACGAGATACAGCGAAGAGCAGATTATCGGCATCCTGGCCGAGCATGAGGCCGGGGCGAAGTGTGCCGATCTGTGCCGCAAGCACGGCATGTCGGAGGGGACGTTCTACAACTGGAAAGCCAAATACGGCGGCATGACGGTGTCAGAGGCCAAACGGCTGAAGGCGCTCGAGGACGAGAACGCCAAGTTGAAGAAGCTGCTGGCGGAGCAGATGCTGGATCTGGCCGCGATGCGCGAGCTGGTTT TCAAAAAAGTGGTGACGCCCGTCGTGAAGCGCGAGGCGGTCGCGCATCTGAAGGCCCGGTTCGGGCTGTCGGAACGACGGGCGTGCCAGATTGCCGGCGCGGATCGGAAGACGATCCGCTACCGGTCGCAACGCGCACCCGACACGGAACTGCGCGGCCGATTGCGGGAGCTTGCCAACGAGCGTCGGCGGTTCGGCTACCGGCGGCTCTTCGTCCTGCTCCGGCGGGAGGGCGAGCCCTCGGGGATCAACCGTATCTACCGGCTTTACCGCGAGGAAGGGCTGACCGTCCGCAAGCGGCGCGCGCGGCGCAAGGCCATCGGCACCCGCGCCCCGATCCTGGTCGAGGCGCGCGCAAATGCCCGTTGGTCACTGGATTTCGTCCATGACCAGTTCGCGTGCGGGCGGCGGTTCCGGGTGCTGAACATCGTCGATGACGTCACGCGCGAATGCCTCGCCGCGATCCCGGACACGTCGATCTCCGGCCGGCGCGTCGCGCGGGAGCTGACGGCGCTGATCGAACGTCGCGGCAAGCCGGGAATGATCGTGTCGGACAACGGGACGGAACTGACCTCGAACGCGATCCTGAAGTGGTGCGCCGAGAACCGGATCGAATGGCACTACATCGCGCCGGGCAAGCCGATGCAGAATGGCTTTGTCGAGAGCTTCAACGGCCGGATGCGGGACGAGTTCTTGAACGAGACGCTGTTTCGTAACCTCGCTCATGCCCGCGACCTGATCGCCGCTTGGGTCGCCGACTACAACACCGAGCGCCCCCATTCGGCCTTGGGCTATCAGACCCCGGCTGACTACGCGCAGACCCTGACCACCGCAATCGCCCGACCCGCTGCGCGAGATGAGAGCTCCGCGCGTCGGGCGATTGCTCAACCCGCGCCATTTGGCGTAAACACCAACCGGGCTCCGGTCGCGGCTGGATGA